AGCATATATTAAAGACAACGGAGAAGCATCAGGCCTATCATGAGGAGCTATTTTCACTTTATATTTAGAGGCTAAATCTAATATTTCTAAGAACTTACTAATACCTCCTATTTTAGCTATATCGGGCTGAAGATATGTAATACCTGATTCGAGTAATTTTTTAAATCCATATAGAGAATATTCATTTTCACCAGCAGCAATTGGTATAGGCGAAATTTCAGCAAGTTTTGAAAGAGTTTCATAATCGTTTGGAGGCCACAATGGTTCTTCTATCCATTCAATTTCATACTTATGAATACTATTAACAAAATCTTGAGCTTTAGCTAAATCAAAAGGAGAATTTAAATCGATAGCAATTTTTACATCCTTATACTTTTCCCTTATAGTTTTTATACTTTCTATGACGTTTGAAGGAGGCTGATGAACTTTAATTAACTCAAAACCTTTTGTTATTGAATTTTCTACTGCACTTAATACATCTTTTACACTATTGAATCTAGGAAAGCTAGCATAGATCTTAACTGAATCTCTAATCTTACCTCCAAACAATTCACTTAAACTTTGATTATTTTTTCTAGCCATGAGACCCCAAAGGGCCATCTCTACAGAACTTATTGCACCAGATATTACTCCGCAGTTTCCAGCGCTAAAAAGTATTTTTTCTAAAAGAATTCTAGCATCATAAGGAGATTCAAAATCTTGCCTTTCCAAAACTTGTGATATAACATCAGTTATCACTGATGAATATGCACCTATTATACCACTGCCTGCAACTAAAGTTTCTCCCCAACCATAAAATTCATTGTTTTCTACTTTAACATAAAGTTGAACATCCCATGTATCCTTCCAATCTGATATTGGAGAAGTAATAAATGGAATAGACAAAGGAAAAATTTTTACTTTCATTTTTAAGCACTTATATACAATTTTATAGGAGAGAATTCATCGTGCTGTAATACTTCTGCTTTAGTTAATCTTCCGCTCATAACCCTTAACATATATTGATAAATTCTCTCTCCAGCCTCTTCAAGCGATATTTTTAGATCAAGTAAATCTGAAACATCAACATCAATATGTTCAGTCATTTGAGATGAAGTTTTAGGATTTGCTGTTATTTTTATTACAGGAATTATAGGATTTCCTACAATATTTCCTTGCCCAGTAGTGAACAAATGAACAACTGATCCTTTAGCGGCAAATAAAGTTACAGCTTCAGCAGCTGCTGAAGAAGTATTTACAAAACATAAAGTACCTCCATCCTTAGCTTTTTCTAAAGGATCTAAATAGTCTAATACGCAATTGACCTTTCTATGTCCTAGTTTTTGTATATTACCTAGAGCTTTCTCCTCTATTGTAGATAATCCTCCTTTTATATTTCCTTGAGTTGGTTGGGAGCCTAGTAAATCAACTCCTTCTCTTTCTATAATACTATCATATTCTTTAAATATATTCATGAACTTTTCCTTTAATTTGTCATTAGCCATCTTATCAGCTACTATGTCTTCTGCCCCAGTTAGTTCTGAAGTTTCTCCAAACATTACAGTAGCTCCATGATCAATCATTCTGTCTACTACTACACCTACTGCAGGATTAGAAGCTAATCCAGAAGTTGTATCTGATTCTCCACATTTAATGCTCATTACTATAGAAGATATATCTACTTCAGTCCTATGTTTTTCGCTTGCATCTTGAACCATTCCTAATGCTTTTCTTGAAGCTTTTTCTATAGTTTTTAAATCTCCATTTCCCTCTATAGGAAATACTTCTACATGCTTGCCAGTCTTTACTATTTCATCTGCTACTTTATTAGCCCAATTCTCTTCTATCCCTATTACAATTACACTGTCAACGTTAGGATTTGAGCCTATACCGGAAAGTATGTGAAAAAATAAATCTAAATCACGACCAAATTGTAATCTTCCATAAGGATGAGGAATAACAGTAGTCCCTCTAACTAATTTTGATACCCCTATAGAAGCCGAATTGGAAAGATCGTCTAAAGGCAAAATTAGCACATGATTTCTTATTCCTACTGAACCATTCTCTCTAACATAACCCTTAATTGTGCTCATTTTTTGCTCCACCTCATAGACTTTATATTATGAACATGAACATGGTTTCCAGCAAAAATGTCTTTAGTTGCTATTCCTATAGGTCTTCCATACTTAATTACTTTTTCTCCAGATTTAATATCGCTTAAAGCAATTTTATGACCTAAAGGAATATCTTCACTACTTTTTATAATAACATATTCAGATGGATTCTCTAAGTAAGCGCAAATTACTTCTTCTCCTTTCTTTACATCATTAGTTAGGATACATACATTATCATTTTTGGAATGAATTAACCCCTTTGGCATAGATATAGTTACTGTATCCTAGTTTATATTTTTTTATTATATAATTTAATGTATACATGATTATATACATCAATTCTTAGACTCAAGACTTAAATATTGAGTATATGCAGTGTATATTATGAAAGGAGTATTAACAGCATTAACGATTCCTTTTAGAGAAAATAAATTAGCTGAAGACGATTTAATAAATCACGTTAATTCTCTAATTAAAGCAGAAGTTAATGGATTTTTCCTATTAGGTTCAGTAGGTCAAGGTACTTTACTTACTGCTGAGGAAAGAACTAGAGTTCTCGATATCGTGAAAGAAAACATAGATAATGAGAAATATATAGTAGTGCAGATTGGTGGGACCGATTGGAATACAATACTTACTACAATAAAAGAAGCTGAGAAGCATGAAGCAACAGCATTAGCAACTATTCCTCCTATTTATTATAAACCAGACTATGAAACTCTTAGACGATATCTAGAAAAAATTACCAATTTAACTTCGTTACCAATTTATATATATAATATTCCAAGAAATGTGGGATTTGACGTTACACCAGAAATAACGGCTAGATTACTTCATAATGGAATAAAAATTTCAGGTATTAAGGATACAACTCAAGATATCACAGAAATTATAGGTCATATAAGTTTAGGAATTGATGTTTTCAATGGAATTGATGCTATGATACTTCCATCACTTATAGTAGGAGGAAAAGGATGCGTCTCAGGATTGTCCAACGCTATACCAGAACTTATTGTCAGTATATATAAAAATACAATTAAAGGAAATATAGAAGAAGCAAGAAAAATTCAATTACAAGTTTATAAACTATTCCAAATAGTAGGAAAATATCCTTCTCCATCCATACACTATGAATTAGTAAAACTCCTTAGATACGATTTTGGTAACGTTAAAGAGCCATTAATAAGAGGATTAACCGAAGATGAAGAAAAAGAACTTAAACTTCAGTTAGATTCTTTAGGATTTAAGACTATTCTGTAATATAGAAAAGTAAGCCCTTTTTATTTATATAAAACTTGATATATATACTTTTGAAGATTAATTAAAAAACATCAATATTGATTTATATAATAATCTGTTTACCTAGAAAACAAACTATATATTATATTGTATACAAGAAAGTATATGAAGATTTATGAACATAACTTACGAAGAAGCAGTAAAAAGACTAGATAACGTTAATGTAAGGCCTATTCATATAATAGCTGCTATCATAGCTGCATTGGGAGGATTCTTATTCGGATATGATACTGGCATAATAGGTAGTACACTAGTATATGTTACTCCATTCTTCCATTTAACTCCATTAGATGTAGCCATACTAACGTCAGGTACATCTATATTTGCCGGAATAGGAGCTTTAGCAGCGGGACCAATAACAGATAAGTATGGAAGGAAATCATTACTAATAATTGATGGTATTATGTATGCAGTATTTGCTTTGTTATCTGCATTAGCATTTAATTCTATTTCATTAATAGTATGGAGAAGTTTAGTTGGATTTGCTGTTGGGGCTGATACTGCAATAGCAACTGCTTACATAGCTGAGTTTTCTCCGAAAAAATGGAGAGGAAGCTTAGCCATAACCCAGCAATTAATGATCTTTTCTGGAATAACTGCATCTTACTGGGCTGGATATATTTTGTCTTTTTCAGAAAATTGGAGACTTATGTTAGGCCTAGGAGTTATTCCAGCTATTATTTTAGTAGGACTAAGATTTCTTCTTCCTGAAAGTCCTAGATGGCTTCTACTTAATAATAAAGAAAATATCGCAAAAAAAGTTTTTAATAAATTTGGTGCATTAATACGAGACGATGAAATTGTTATGGCACCAGCTAAAGAACCATCATTTAAAGAGATGTTCAGAAACAAGGCTGTCACAACTGCAATTATTATAGTGGGAATATGGTTAGCTTTTCAACAAATTACTGGTGTAAATGTAATTTTATATTATGGTCCAGAAATATATAAATACCTTGGAATAGTGGGTTCAACTGCTATATTATACACTGCAATATCCGAATCTTTAGGAGCTATTGAATACGCTATTTCATTCTATCTCATAGATAGATGGGGAAGAAGAAAGCTAGGAATTTTAGGATATGCAGGTTTAGTAGTATCTTGGATCATTATGCTAATTGGATTGAGATATTTCTTCAGCGGAATACTATTCATAGGTGTTTCTCTAGTCTTTTCTGCTATGACGCTTTTCTTACTATTTTTCCATGTAGGAGTAGGAGGAGTTGGATGGGTATTACAAGGAGAAACAATACCAACTGAAGTTCGTGGTAGAGGTGCTGGTATTTTAGCAGCAATAGATTGGTTTGCTAATGCTGCAATAATATTTCTTTTCCCTATATGGGAGACTGCATTAGGAGTATATTCTTTCTTCGGATTTGAATTATTACTATCAATTATAGCAATAATTATAGTATATCTATTCTTACCAGAGACTAAAGGAATATCTCTTGAACAAATGAGCAAAGCCTTCGAAAAAGGACTTACAATTCAGCATTCTAAATCGGAAGATACAACACTTCCTAAATCTGAAAATATAAATATAAACAAGAAGAAAAATTAAAAATTGATTTTCTATTACCAAGCTATTCTAATTTTTATTTCTTTTTCTTGTTTTTCTCTTAATACATTTATTACTTGATTTTCGTCTGTAATAGGTACAGTTCTAGTTATTAATAGAGTTGAAGTTTTAGGATAAAGCGTCTTCCATGATGCTAAATGAGTTACAGCTTGTTGATAATGTGGTTTTTGTCCATTTACTAATCCTATAATTACCTTATTGCTTAGGACCATTTCTTGAATTGATCTAAAATCAACTCCGAAACTTCCAGAAATAGGAAATCCAAATAATCCTAGAACGCCATTTCTTTTTAATAATGGAAATACCTTATCTAATATGCTTGCATCCGCACCTGTAGCATCTATTATAACGTCAAATTTTTGATTAATTTTTTCCATACCAGATGATGAGTTGAAGAAATTTGATTCAGTTTCTTCAATAACTGTCTGTTCGATTTCGTTAGGTTCTCTTCTGTTACTTATCCAAACTTCAAATCCTATAGTTCTAAATATTAAAGAAAATAACATGCCTACTGGCCCTGATCCTAATATTAGCACTTTTCTGCAATTGTATGTTCCATCATCACATGTCCAAGATGGAACTCTTTTTTGAGTATTTATAATTTCTTCTACTGATTTTTCTATATCTGCTAGTGGTTGAGCTAATATCCCAATATCTTCTATCTGTTTAGGAATCTTAACTAGATATCTGGAATCGTCGAACCAATATTCTCTCATAAAGCCGTCCATTCCATTAATTCCTGCTTCTACAAATTCTCCTGTTTCACAAAAATCTGGTCTTCCCAATAAGCAATTCAAACATTTACCACATCCTCTCCTATTTATTGGCATCACTAGATCTCCTTCTTTAAAATTTCCATATCCCTCTTCAACAACTCCTATTGCTTCGTGACCTAACACTAAAAAATTTTTATTAGATAAAGAAAACGTTATTTTACCGTTTACTATTTCTCTATCAGTACCGCAAATACCATTATAAAGCGTTCTTATTTTTATTTTTCCAAAATTTTGTACTTCTTCTTGTTTCACATCTTTTATTTCTACTCCTTCTTTCGGTGGCCTTACTAATATTGCTTTCATTACCATGACGTAATTTAAGTTGCTTATAAATTTTGCTTATATCGTATCTAAAAACTTTAAACTTTTCGATCATATCTTCAAACATTAATATAATTACCATGATAGATATACGCCAATATAATCTATATTAAAATATTTAGTTTTTATTCTTATTAATTAAATCTTTTTCTAGTATAGTTTACTGATTGTTTCACAAATGAACTCTGTTCTTAGGATTGAGCTTTCTACCCTTACGGATGTGGACTTACGTCTTCTTAACCCTAATGAGTATATCTAATCAGTATTTCTAGCAACTGGTAAATAACGTAAAGTTATCTATAGTTTTAGATAGTATACAAACTTCTAATAATATAGTAAAAAGAAATAAAAATTTGAATTAACGTCTTATTTTAATATTCCTTAAATTAAACATAATTTTAACTGATTGTATTGGAAGTAGGGACTTATACTTTTCTATGTTTAATAGTTATTCTACGCAATAATTTTAAAAAGTATAAATTTTAGAATATTTTATAGTATACAAAGTGGAATACTATATATAATGCATTGAGAATAGATAATTTGACATTTTTATAGTATATCTATAATCTTTATATAATTTATGACATAAAAAATGATAATATATCTCTGATATTTTGGTAATTATGATCCTATTCAGAATTAGTTATCATATATAATATTTTGACTATAGAATTAGTTAAATCTTTTTATACTTGCAGGAATTATAATTATGACTTTTTTTCTCTATATAGAAAGTTTACTATCTTTTCTTAGGTCAAAATAAAAATTTAGATAATTTATTAGACTATCTACTAAACAATTTATATCTTCCCAATTTTATCTAATATAATGTAAAATTGAGACCTTCAAATTAACTAGTATAAAATATAATAGAGAAAATAAGTTATGATTAAATTAAGAAAAGATTTTTATCAATATAGATAACAATATACTTTACGTTGTCCATTTTCTTTCAGATCAGGAAATGATTGTTTACAAATATCTTTTCTATATTCGCAATATGGATAAAATGGGCATCCACTTATCTGCATTTTTTCGTTTTCAGTTAACTCTATTTTATCGGTTTCTTTAGGTACAGAATTTATATCTATTGTATTTTGTACAAGATATTGAGTGTATGGATGGAGAGGTTTCTCTAAAATTTCGTTCATAATTCCGTCTTCTACTAATCTTCCCTTATATAGAATTAAGGAGTTTACTCCTCCCAATTTATAATCAAAATATCTTGCTAAAGCTAAATCATGAGTTATCATTATTATCGTTAGACCTTTCATAGCTAAGTCTATGAGTAAATTTAATATGCTTAATCTGTAAGAGGCATCTAACATTGAAGTTGGTTCATCTGCAACGATTACTTTAGGATGTGTAGCTAATGACCTACCTATATTAGCCCTTTGGAGTTGACCTCCTGACATTTGATGAGGATATTTATAGTATTCATTTTCTGTCAGTCCTACTGACTTTAATAACGATATAGTATTTTCCTTAACGTCTTTTCTCCCCATATATTTCTTAACTACATATCCTATAGATTCTCCTATAGTTTTATTTGGATTAAAAGCTGAAATTGGATCTTGCATTACGTACTGTATTTCTTTTCTTACGATTTTCAATCCTTTTCTTTTATTTTTCCATATATTTATATTATTATATTCGTATGTACCACTGGTTATTTTTTGTAATCCAACTATAACTCTGCCCAAAGTAGTCTTACCAGCCCCACTTTCTCCAATTATTACAGTATGTCCATTTATTTCTGTAGTTATGTCTCTGAGAGCGTAAAATCCTTTACTTCTAGATAAAAAGCCTCCACCAAACTTTACGTTAATTTTTTCCATTTTTATTTGCATAGTTTATGCACCTTACAACTCTTCTATCATAAGTATAACTTTCTGGAGTCCAAACTTTACACATATCCGTAGCATATTCACATCTATTACTAAATGGACAACCAGATAGAGATATTTCTCCTTCTCTTATTGGTTTTAACTGTGAAATATCACCACGTAAAGATGGTATAGATTTAAGTAAAAATGTAGTATATGGATGATATGGATTAGTCATGATTTCTTCTGTTTTTCCTACTTCCATTACTTCTCCTCCATACATTATAACTAATTTCTGTGTCAAGTATTTTGCTAATGCTATATCATGAGTAATGAAAATTATCGCTATATTTAATTCTTTATTTAATTTTCTAACATTGTCCAAGATATGCTTCTGCGTAACAACATCTAGCGCACTTACTGGTTCATCCATTATTACTAATTGTGGATTTAAGAGCAAACTTAACGCTATGAGAACTCTTTGTTTCATTCCTCCACTAAGTTCATGTGGGTACATTTCTAGTACTTTACTGTCTAAATTAACCATTTTTAATAATTCTTTAGCTCTTTCTATTATCTCTGTTGGATCTTCCATGCCGTGAGACATTGCAGTATCATAAAAATGATCTATGATTTTCATTGTTCCATTCAGAGAATTCTGGCTAGCTTGAGGAACATAACTTATCTCTCTCCATAAAATTTGATTTTTAAATTCCCTATAATTCATTTTAAGTATATCTTCTCCATCAAATAATATCTCGCCTTTCGTTATTTTCCCTGGTGGCCTTATAGCCCTTATAATAGCTTTAGCTAAAGTTGTTTTCCCTGAACCACTTTCTCCTATAACGCCTAGTATCTCTCCATTATCTTGTGAAAAACTAACATCATCTAATGCAGATATTCTTTTTTTCTCGACGTAATACTCTACGCTTAGGTTTCTTACTTCTAGTAACAATTTAAATCACTCCTGCCTTACTCTTGGATCTAATAAGGAATAAGTTAAATCTGCTAAAAGTACTCCTATAACTACTGCTAATACTATTATAACGAATACTCCCATTTCCACCGGATAATCATTAGCTGTTACCGAGTTATACAGTAGTAATCCGACTCCAGCATAGCTAAATATTTCTTCTACAAATACTGATCCACCAAACGAAAAGCCTATTGATAAAATTAAACTAGTATACAGAGGAAGTATTGAATTCCTACCTACATATTTAGTTTCTATTTTATTATCTGAAACACCTCTAATTTCTGCAAAAGTAACGTAATCTTCTCCTAAAGTGTAAATAGTATTTGCTCTCATATGCAATGCCCAGCCCACTAAATTTACTAACGTTAATGTTGCTATTGGTAATATCGCATGATA
This genomic window from Acidianus manzaensis contains:
- a CDS encoding glucose 1-dehydrogenase; this translates as MKAILVRPPKEGVEIKDVKQEEVQNFGKIKIRTLYNGICGTDREIVNGKITFSLSNKNFLVLGHEAIGVVEEGYGNFKEGDLVMPINRRGCGKCLNCLLGRPDFCETGEFVEAGINGMDGFMREYWFDDSRYLVKIPKQIEDIGILAQPLADIEKSVEEIINTQKRVPSWTCDDGTYNCRKVLILGSGPVGMLFSLIFRTIGFEVWISNRREPNEIEQTVIEETESNFFNSSSGMEKINQKFDVIIDATGADASILDKVFPLLKRNGVLGLFGFPISGSFGVDFRSIQEMVLSNKVIIGLVNGQKPHYQQAVTHLASWKTLYPKTSTLLITRTVPITDENQVINVLREKQEKEIKIRIAW
- a CDS encoding ABC transporter ATP-binding protein codes for the protein MQIKMEKINVKFGGGFLSRSKGFYALRDITTEINGHTVIIGESGAGKTTLGRVIVGLQKITSGTYEYNNINIWKNKRKGLKIVRKEIQYVMQDPISAFNPNKTIGESIGYVVKKYMGRKDVKENTISLLKSVGLTENEYYKYPHQMSGGQLQRANIGRSLATHPKVIVADEPTSMLDASYRLSILNLLIDLAMKGLTIIMITHDLALARYFDYKLGGVNSLILYKGRLVEDGIMNEILEKPLHPYTQYLVQNTIDINSVPKETDKIELTENEKMQISGCPFYPYCEYRKDICKQSFPDLKENGQRKVYCYLY
- a CDS encoding ABC transporter ATP-binding protein yields the protein MLLEVRNLSVEYYVEKKRISALDDVSFSQDNGEILGVIGESGSGKTTLAKAIIRAIRPPGKITKGEILFDGEDILKMNYREFKNQILWREISYVPQASQNSLNGTMKIIDHFYDTAMSHGMEDPTEIIERAKELLKMVNLDSKVLEMYPHELSGGMKQRVLIALSLLLNPQLVIMDEPVSALDVVTQKHILDNVRKLNKELNIAIIFITHDIALAKYLTQKLVIMYGGEVMEVGKTEEIMTNPYHPYTTFLLKSIPSLRGDISQLKPIREGEISLSGCPFSNRCEYATDMCKVWTPESYTYDRRVVRCINYANKNGKN
- a CDS encoding UxaA family hydrolase — encoded protein: MPKGLIHSKNDNVCILTNDVKKGEEVICAYLENPSEYVIIKSSEDIPLGHKIALSDIKSGEKVIKYGRPIGIATKDIFAGNHVHVHNIKSMRWSKK
- a CDS encoding mandelate racemase/muconate lactonizing enzyme family protein, which encodes MKVKIFPLSIPFITSPISDWKDTWDVQLYVKVENNEFYGWGETLVAGSGIIGAYSSVITDVISQVLERQDFESPYDARILLEKILFSAGNCGVISGAISSVEMALWGLMARKNNQSLSELFGGKIRDSVKIYASFPRFNSVKDVLSAVENSITKGFELIKVHQPPSNVIESIKTIREKYKDVKIAIDLNSPFDLAKAQDFVNSIHKYEIEWIEEPLWPPNDYETLSKLAEISPIPIAAGENEYSLYGFKKLLESGITYLQPDIAKIGGISKFLEILDLASKYKVKIAPHDRPDASPLSLIYALNLGLSKSEIEMVEYSIADFPNDLFYSLPITKNGYAVPPDNVNIIETNMNKYKYSNKFRILYFSDLEKKLISK
- a CDS encoding sugar porter family MFS transporter, encoding MNITYEEAVKRLDNVNVRPIHIIAAIIAALGGFLFGYDTGIIGSTLVYVTPFFHLTPLDVAILTSGTSIFAGIGALAAGPITDKYGRKSLLIIDGIMYAVFALLSALAFNSISLIVWRSLVGFAVGADTAIATAYIAEFSPKKWRGSLAITQQLMIFSGITASYWAGYILSFSENWRLMLGLGVIPAIILVGLRFLLPESPRWLLLNNKENIAKKVFNKFGALIRDDEIVMAPAKEPSFKEMFRNKAVTTAIIIVGIWLAFQQITGVNVILYYGPEIYKYLGIVGSTAILYTAISESLGAIEYAISFYLIDRWGRRKLGILGYAGLVVSWIIMLIGLRYFFSGILFIGVSLVFSAMTLFLLFFHVGVGGVGWVLQGETIPTEVRGRGAGILAAIDWFANAAIIFLFPIWETALGVYSFFGFELLLSIIAIIIVYLFLPETKGISLEQMSKAFEKGLTIQHSKSEDTTLPKSENININKKKN
- a CDS encoding dihydrodipicolinate synthase family protein, which translates into the protein MKGVLTALTIPFRENKLAEDDLINHVNSLIKAEVNGFFLLGSVGQGTLLTAEERTRVLDIVKENIDNEKYIVVQIGGTDWNTILTTIKEAEKHEATALATIPPIYYKPDYETLRRYLEKITNLTSLPIYIYNIPRNVGFDVTPEITARLLHNGIKISGIKDTTQDITEIIGHISLGIDVFNGIDAMILPSLIVGGKGCVSGLSNAIPELIVSIYKNTIKGNIEEARKIQLQVYKLFQIVGKYPSPSIHYELVKLLRYDFGNVKEPLIRGLTEDEEKELKLQLDSLGFKTIL
- a CDS encoding UxaA family hydrolase, yielding MSTIKGYVRENGSVGIRNHVLILPLDDLSNSASIGVSKLVRGTTVIPHPYGRLQFGRDLDLFFHILSGIGSNPNVDSVIVIGIEENWANKVADEIVKTGKHVEVFPIEGNGDLKTIEKASRKALGMVQDASEKHRTEVDISSIVMSIKCGESDTTSGLASNPAVGVVVDRMIDHGATVMFGETSELTGAEDIVADKMANDKLKEKFMNIFKEYDSIIEREGVDLLGSQPTQGNIKGGLSTIEEKALGNIQKLGHRKVNCVLDYLDPLEKAKDGGTLCFVNTSSAAAEAVTLFAAKGSVVHLFTTGQGNIVGNPIIPVIKITANPKTSSQMTEHIDVDVSDLLDLKISLEEAGERIYQYMLRVMSGRLTKAEVLQHDEFSPIKLYISA